The proteins below come from a single Gavia stellata isolate bGavSte3 chromosome 8, bGavSte3.hap2, whole genome shotgun sequence genomic window:
- the ITGA6 gene encoding integrin alpha-6 isoform X3, with the protein MAAALLLYLPLLPGLAGAFNLDTDNAISRRGEPGSLFGFSLAMHRQLQPQEKRLLLVGAPREKAFPSQQANRTGGLYSCDIASPNTRCTRVIFDEETDPKTESKEDQWMGVTVQSQGPGGNVVTCAHRYEKRQYVNTVQETRDIIGRCYVLSQDLTIKDDMDNGVWSFCDGRLRGHEKFGSCQQGVAATFTRDYHYIVFGAPGTYNWKGVVRAEQKNQTFYDLGIFDDGPYEVGDESRQDKNLVPVPANSYLGFSLDSGKGIVSQDEMTFVSGAPRANHSGAVVLLKKEKNQRALSLEHMFEGEGLASSFGYDVAVVDLNNDGWQDIVVGAPQYFDRSGDIGGAVYIYINQQGKWEGVKPIRLNGTTDSMFGLAVENVGDINQDGYPDIAVGAPYDGFGKVYIYHGSKNGINTKPAQILDGEKTGTNFFGYSIAGNMDLDKNSYPDIAVGSLSDSVSVFRSRPVISIRRSITVQPDKIDLKKKNPEDPSEIWMDVKACFQYTANPSDLSPRIKINYTFEAENERRQLGLPSRVRFKDHLSDQFTASTTLRGQNSKECVTTKLVLQEKIKDKLRPIPISVSVKIAGLESSSPSTRKERALPDLIPILNSNESETKTTKVEFLKEGCGEDNKCHSNLKLQYRFCTREGNEDRFTYLPIENGTPVLVLKDQKDIALEITVTNNPSDAKNPQKDGEDAYEAKLIATFPDSLTYSAFREMRGYPEKQLTCGANQNGSQAECELGNPFKRNSNVTFYLILSTTKVNVDTTDLDINLKLETTSTQVNSTPITASAKVVLELLLSLTGVAKPSQVYFGGNIIGESAMKSEDHIGNLIEYEFRVTNLGRPLKTFGTASLDIQWPKEISNGKWLLYLMKIDSKGLEKVSCQPENEINSLHVAESHNSRRKREVAEKQITDSKTFSLFSERKYKTLDCNVNARCVDIKCPLKGLDSKASIVLRSRLWNSTFLEEYSKMNYLDILVRASISVPAAAKNVKLTNEVAQVRVTVFPAKPVALYTGVPWWIISVAIFAGILMLALLVFLLWKCGFFKRNKKDHYDATYHKAEIHAQPSDKERLTSDA; encoded by the exons ATTGCTGGTTGGAGCTCCTCGGGAAAAGGCCTTTCCATCCCAACAAGCCAACAGAACAGGAGGGTTATATAGCTGTGACATCGCATCTCCAAATACACGCTGCACACGTGTCATATTTGATGAGGAGA CTGACCCGAAGACGGAGAGTAAAGAAGACCAATGGATGGGTGTAACTGTCCAAAGTCAGGGGCCAGGAGGAAATGTGGTG ACATGCGCACATCGCTATGAGAAAAGGCAGTATGTAAACACAGTGCAGGAAACCCGGGATATCATTGGAAGGTGCTACGTGCTGAGCCAGGATCTCACTATTAAGGATGATATGGATAATGGAGTATGGAGTTTTTGTGATGGTCGTTTAAGAGGCCATGAGAAGTTTGGTTCCTGTCAGCAAGGTGTTGCTGCTACTTTTACTAGAGACTATCATTATATTGTGTTTGGTGCCCCAGGCACTTACAATTGGAAAG gGGTGGTTCGTGCAGAGCAAAAGAATCAGACATTTTATGATCTGGGTATCTTTGATGATGGGCCTTACGAAGTTGGTGATGAGAGCCGCCAAGATAAGAATCTAGTTCCTGTTCCAGCTAACAGTTACTTAG GTTTCTCTTTGGACTCTGGTAAAGGAATTGTCTCCCAAGATGAGATGACTTTTGTGTCTGGTGCTCCAAGAGCCAACCACAGCGGAGCAgttgttttactgaaaaaagagaaaaatcagagagCGCTTTCACTCGAGCACATGTTTGAAGGAGAAGGGCTGGCCTCTTCTTTTGGCTATGATGTTGCTGTTGTGGATCTCAACAATGACGG ATGGCAAGATATTGTTGTTGGAGCCCCGCAATATTTTGACAGAAGTGGAGATATTGGTGGTGCTGTGTACATCTACATTAACCAGCAAGGCAAATGGGAAGGAGTAAAACCTATTCGCTTAAATGGAACCACTGACTCCATGTTTGGTCTTGCAGTTGAAAATGTTGGAGACATTAATCAGGACGGATATCCAG ATATTGCAGTAGGGGCTCCGTATGATGGTTTTGGCAAAGTATACATTTATCATGGATCCAAGAATGgaataaatacaaaaccagcacag ATTCTTGATGGTGAAAAAACAGGCACCAATTTCTTTGGTTACTCCATTGCTGGGAACATGGACCTGGATAAAAATTCCTACCCTGATATTGCTGTTGGTTCCCTTTCAGATTCTGTATCTGTGTTCAG ATCTCGGCCTGTGATAAGCATTAGAAGAAGCATTACAGTACAGCCTGACAAAATTGatctaaagaaaaagaacccTGAGGACCCTAGTGAAATATG GATGGATGTGAAAGCATGTTTTCAGTATACTGCAAACCCCAGTGATTTAAGTCCAAGAATAA AGATCAACTATACATTTGAAGCAGAAAACGAGAGGAGGCAGTTAGGCCTGCCGTCTAGGGTACGGTTTAAAGACCACCTGTCTGATCAGTTTACTGCAAGTACAACCCTAAGGGGGCAAAACTCAAAAGAGTGTGTGACAACCAAGCTTGTACTGCAG gaaaaaatcaaaGATAAGCTACGCCCCATTCCAATATCAGTCAGCGTTAAAATTGCTGGCCTGGAGTCTAGCTCACCGTCCACAAGAAAAGAGAGAGCACTTCCGGATCTTATACCAATCCTAAATTCAAATGAATCTGAAACAAAGACCACAAAA gTGGAGTTCTTAAAAGAAGGATGTGGAGAAGACAATAAATGTCACAGCAATCTGAAACTTCAGTACCGGTTTTGCACTAGAGAAGGAAACGAAGACAGGTTTACTTATTTACCAAT TGAAAATGGCACGCCAGTGCTTGTTCTGAAAGATCAGAAAGATATTGCCCTGGAAATAACAGTGACAAACAATCCATCTGATGcaaaaaatccacagaaagaTGGCGAAGATGCATACGAAGCTAAACTAATTGCAACTTTTCCAGACAGTCTGACATATTCTGCATTCAGGGAGATGAGGGGTTACCCT GAAAAACAGTTAACATGTGGTGCTAACCAAAATGGTTCTCAAGCAGAGTGTGAACTTGGAAAtcctttcaaaagaaattcCAAC GTAACCTTTTATCTGATCTTGAGTACCACTAAAGTTAATGTTGATACAACAGACTTGGACATTAATCTGAAGTTGGAAAC AACAAGCACTCAAGTTAATTCGACTCCAATTACAGCTAGTGCTAAAGTGGTTCTTGAATTGCTTCTATCACTCACTGG AGTTGCTAAGCCTTCTCAGGTATATTTTGGAGGTAACATCATTGGTGAGAGTGCTATGAAATCTGAAGATCATATTGGAAACCTCATAGAGTATGAATTCAGA GTAACTAACTTGGGCAGACCACTGAAAACATTCGGTACTGCTTCTCTGGACATCCAGTGGCCAAAAGAAATTAGTAATGGCAAATGGCTGCTTTATTTGATGAAAATAGATTCTAAAGGCTTGGAAAAAGTCTCCTGTCAACCCGAGAATGAAATCAACAGTTTGCATGTTGCG gaatccCATAACTCAAGAAGAAAACGTGAGGTTGCAGAGAAGCAGATTACAGACAGcaagacattttctttattctcagaaagaaaatacaagaccTTG GACTGCAATGTGAATGCACGCTGTGTGGACATAAAATGTCCCCTGAAGGGTTTAGACAGCAAGGCATCTATTGTGCTGCGTTCCAGACTGTGGAACAGTACTTTCTTAGAA GAATACTCCAAAATGAACTACCTGGACATTCTCGTTAGGGCTTCTATCAGTGTTCCTGCTGCAGCTAAGAATGTTAAACTCACAAATGAAGTTGCTCAG GTGCGTGTTACTGTCTTTCCTGCAAAACCAGTAGCACTTTATACAGGAGTACCTTGGTGGATCATCTCAGTGGCTATTTTTGCTGGAATACTGATGCTTGCACTGTTGGTATTCTTACTATGGAAG TGTGGTTTCTTcaagagaaataagaaagatCATTACGATGCCACATATCACAAGGCTGAGATCCATGCTCAGCCATCTGATAAAGAGAGGCTTACTTCTGATGCATAG